The sequence CCCACTTGTGGCCCTCGGCCTTCCACTTCTGAAGGTGATGGACGCGCGTCTTGGTGCGCGGCGCGGAGGCAGCGCCGTAGACGGTCTGCTCAGACATCGTTGTCCCCTATGGGTGGGTCGGGTCGAATCCTCGAGGCCGGAACGGTCCCCGGGTTTCGTCTGACCCCGCCAGTCTGCCACTGCGGCCGCGGAAAGTTAAAAGGCGGGTTGAGTGGATTTCCTCACACCCGCCGTCGACCGGCATACCATCGCGGCATGCAGCGGCTCAGCGGACTCGACGCCAGCTTCCTCTACCTCGAGACCACGCAACAGCCCCTGCACGTGTGCTCGATCCTCGAACTCGACACGTCGACCATGCCGGGCGGGTACACGTTCGACCGGTTCCGCGAGGCGTTGAGCCAGCGGATCAAGGCGATGCCGCAGTTCCGCGAGAAGCTGGCCGACAGCCGGTTCAACCTCGACCATCCGGTGTGGGTGGAAGACCCCGATTTCGTCGTCGACCATCACCTGCACCGCATCGGCCTGCCCGGGCCGGGCGGTCCGCGAGAGCTCGCCGAAATCTGCGGGCACATCGCGTCTTTGCCGCTGGACCGCAGCCGTCCGCTGTGGGAGAAGTGGGTGATCGAGAACATCGACGGCACCAACCCCTACGAGGGTGGCCGCCTCGTGGTGATGACCAAGGTCCACCACGCCGGGGTCGACGGGGTGACCGGCGCCAGCATGATGTCCCAGCTGTGCAACACCGAACCCGACGCGCCACCACCGGATCCCGTAGAGGGTTCCGGAGACGCCAGCCCGCTCGAGATCGCGCTCAGCGGCGCCCTGCGGTTCGCCACCCGCCCGCTCAAGCTCGTCAACGCGCTGCCGACGACGGTGACCTCGGTCGTGGACACCGTGCGGCGCGCACGCACCGGGCTGACCATGGCGACACCGTTTTCCGCCCCGCAGACCGTCTTCAACGCCAACGTCACCGCGCACCGCAACGTCGCGTTCACCGAACTCGACCTCGAGGACATCAAGACGGTGAAGAACCGGTTCGGGGTCAAGGTCAACGACGTGGTGATGGCGCTGGTCTCCGGGGTGTTGCGCAAGTTCCTCGACGACCGCGGGGCGCTGCCGGAGAACTCACTGGTGGCGATGGTGCCGGTGTCGGTGCATGAGAAGTCCGACCGGCCGGGCCGCAACCAGGTGTCGGGCATGTTCTCCCGGCTGGAGACCCACATCAAGGATCCGGTCGAGCGGCTGAAGTCCATCGCCGAGGCCAATTCGGTTGCCAAACAACACAGTTCGGCGATCGGGGCGACGCTGCTGCAGGACTGGACCCAGTTCGCCGCCCCGGCGGTGTTCGGGGCTGCCATGCGGGTGTACGCCGCGAGCCGGCTCGGCGGCGCCCGGCCGGTGCATAACCTGGTCATCTCCAACGTGCCCGGCCCGCAGGTCCCGCTGTACTACCTGGGGTGCGAAGCCAAGGCGATGTATCCGCTGGGCCCGATCTTTCACGGCTCCGGGCTGAACATCACCGTGATGTCGCTGAACGGAAATCTCGACGTCGGCATCGTGTCGTGCCCGGACTTGCTGCCCGATCTGTGGGATATGGCCGACGATTTTCAGGCCGCGCTCGATGAGTTGCTCGCCGCCACCCGATAACCGCCTCGCCAGCGGATATCCGGGTTCATGGCAGCATGTGGTGCCATGAACCTCAAGATCGGGGTCCTCGCGACCGCCACGCTGCTGCTCGTCGCCGGTTGCAGCACGACGGTCGACGGGCGCGCCGTCGTCGCCGTGCCGCGGCCCGGTACCCCGGTGCAGTGGGCACCGTGCCAGCTGGAGGGCGGCGCGGAGGCGCGTGTCCCCGAAGGCGCCGAATGCGGCATGCTGTCGGTCCCTGTCGACTACGAGAAGCCCGACGGCGACGTCGCGCGGATCGCGCTGATCCGGTTCAGGGCCACCGGGGAGAAGATCGGTTCGCTGATCATCAACCCCGGGGGGCCGGGGGAGTCCGGTGTGGAGGCCGCCGCCAACATCGCCGCGTCGCTGCCGGAGTCGGTGCGCGAACGCTTCGACCTCGTCGGGTTCGACCCCCGTGGCGTCGCGAACTCCAATCCGGCGCTGTGGTGCAACTCCGATGCCGACAACGACCGGCTGCGCGCGGACCCGCAGGTCGACTACTCCGAGGAAGGGGTTGCCCGGATCGAGGAGGAGACCAAGGCGTTCGTCCAGCGCTGTGTCGACAAGATGGGCGAGGAGTTCCTGGCCAACATCGGCACCGCCAACGTCGCCAAGGACCTCGACGCGATCCGCGAGGCGGTCGGTGACGAGAAGCTGACCTACCTGGGCTTCTCGTACGGCACCCGGATCGGGGCCACCTACGCCGAGAACTACCCGGACAAGGTGCGGGCGATGGTCCTCGACGGAGCCGTCGACCCCAACGCCGACCCGATCGAGGCCAACGTGCGCCAGGCGGCGGCGTTCCAGGCCGCGTTCGACGACTATGCCGCCGACTGCGCAGCCACCCAGCCCGACTGCCCGCTCGGCGACGACCCCGAGAAAGCCAACGACGTGTACCACAGCCTGGTCGATCCGCTGGTGGAGAAGCCGACGCGGACCAGGGACCCGCGCGGGTTGAGCTACTCCGACGCGATCGTGGGCACCATCCTGCCGCTGTACTCGCCGAACCTGTGGCGCCACCTGACCCAGGCGCTGAGTGAACTGAAAGACGGCACCGGTGACACCATGCTGGCACTGGCAGACCTCTACATGGGCCGCGACCAGAACGGGCACTACAACAACTCGACCGACGCCCGGGTGGCCGTCAACTGCGTCGACAAACCCGCGGTGACCGACCGGGCCAAAGTCGCCGAGGAGGACCGCCGGGTCCGCGAAGCGGCGCCGTTCTTGAGCTACGGCGAGTTCACCGGGCACGCGCCGTTGAGCACCTGCGCGTTCTGGCCGGTGCCGCCGACGAGCGAACCACACGAGATCGAGGTCAGCGGGCTGCCGCCGGTGCTGGTGGTGTCGACGACCAACGACCCGGCCACGCCGTATGAGGCCGGCGAGGAGCTGGCCCAGCAACTCGGTGGCACCATGGTCACCTACGAGGGCACCCAGCACACCGTGGTGTTTCAGGGCGACCAGTGCATCGACGACATCGCGACGCGCTACCTGATCGACCTGACCGTGCCGCCACCGGACACCCGCTGCGGCTGATCTGGGGCCGCACCGCCAGATCACATCCCGGTCACCGTTGGATAGCGGGTGCGATCGGTGTCCCGATCGCGTGCCACGATTGCTGCCATGTGGCGGGCGGGCTGGCTGGTGTGCGTCGTCGTACTGGCGATGACGCTCGCCGTGCCCACGGTTCCGAACGCGTCGGCGGCACCCGACGGGCAGTCCGTGGCCCGCTACGGACAGCCCCCGGTATGGGGTGATTGCCAACAGTGGATCACCGACACCAGCAAGATCCCCACCGCACAGTGCGCCACCGTCGCGGTGCCCGTCGACTGGAACGACGCCGCCGATCCGCAAGCCGCCGACGCCCATTTGGCGGTGATCCGGGTGCCCGCCACCGGCGACCGGATCGGGGTGCTGATGGTGAACCCCGGCGGCCCGGGTGCGTCGGCGGTCAAGACCGTCGCGGGAATGGGAGCCGCGCTGGCCGACACCGAGATCGGCCGACACTTCGATCTGGTCGGCTTCGACCCGCGCGGCGTCGGGTTTTCCACCCCGGAGTTGCGCTGCCGCACCGACGCCGAGTTCGACGCCTACCGCCGCGAACCGATGGTCGACTACAGCCCGGCCGGCGTCGCGCGCATCGAGCAGCTGTACGCGCAGTTCGCCCAGATGTGCGTCGACAGGATGGGCCTCGAGTTCCTGGCCAACATCGGCACCGCGTCGGCGGCGCGCGACATGGACGTGGTGCGCGCCGCGCTGGGGGAGAACCAGATCAACTATCTCGGTTTCTCCTACGGCACCCAACTCGGCGCGGCCTACGCCGAACAGTTCGGAGACCGGGTGCGTGCCATGGTGCTCGACGGGGCCATCGATCCCGCACTTGACCCGATCGCCGCCAGGGTCCGCCAAATGGCCGGGTTCCAAAGGGCTTTCGAGGAGTACGCGACGGACTGTGCGTCGTCACCGGGTTGCCCGCTGGGCACCGATCCGGCGCAGTTCGTCGCCCGCTACCGCCAACTGGTGGACCCGTTGGTGCAGCAACCCGCCTACACCTCCGATCCGCGTGGCCTGAGCTACGCCGATGCGATCACCGGCACGGTCAACGCGCTTTACTCCCAGCGTTACTGGAAGTACCTCACCAGCGGGCTGCTGGGCCTGCAGCGCGGCACCGACGCCGGCGATCTGCTGCTGCTGGCCGACGACTACCAGCGCCGCGACGAGTCCGGGCACTACACCAACCAGCAGGACGCGTTTCTGGCCATCCGCTGCGTCGACGCGCCGTATCCGACCGAAACCGCGTCGTGGGTGGCGGTCGACGCCCAGGTCCGCCAGGTGGCACCGTTCATCGCCTACGGCGGTTTCACCGGGTTGGCCCCGCGTGATTTGTGCGCGCTGTGGCCGGTGCCGCCGACGTCGTCGCCGCGTCCCGCATCGTCACCCGGACCCGGCAAGGTGGTGGTGGTGTCGACCACCGGCGACCCGGCCACGCCGTACCAAGCCGGCGTCAACCTGGCCCGCCAGATGCAGGCCTCGCTGATCACGTTCGACGGCAGCCAACACACGGTGGTGTTCAACGGTGACGCCTGCGTGGACACCGCGGTGGTCAACTTCCTGGTCGATCTGACCGTGCCGCCCGACGGCCTGCGCTGCTAGGGGCCGCTGCCCGCGATCTGGGCCAGCAGCGATTCCAGCCGGTCTCGCTTGATGACCGGCTGACCGCCCGCCGCGGCGCTGAGCATCAGCCCGCTGATGAAGTTCACCGTCAGCAGCGCGCGGTCGTCGACGCCGGAGGGATCGGCGTCGCTCGGTTGCGATCGCTCGGCGAGTTCGCGGTGCAATCGAAGGTAGGTCTGCGAATTGGCATGGAACACGGCCGATATCTCGGGATCGCGGCTGGCCTGCAACAGCAACTCGATGCGCGCCTTGGTGCGCGTGAGCCCGTCGCCGGTCAGCGACTTCGACACGACCGACGCCAACCGCGACACCGCGGCCTGCCGGGTGGTGTCGACGTCGGTTTCGGTGACCGACCGCAGGTCGGCGAGGTCGAGTTCGGCCACCCGCTCGGCGACCGCATGGACGAGCGCGGTGCGGGTCCGAAAGTAGTACGAGGTGCTGCCCTCGGGTACCCCGGCCTGGCGGTCGACCCGCGGATGGCTGAGCCCCTTGGCGCCGTGCTCGGCGAGCAGTCGGATCGCGGCGTCGCAGAGTTGACGACGCCGTTGTCGCCCGTCCGGGACTCGGCGCGTCGCCATCACTACGTGGCGATCGGCCGGATCAGGACTTCCTGTGACGTACTGGCCACGTGGCGGCCCGCCGCGTCGCGGATGGCTCCGCGGATCAGCGCACGGTGACCGGTGACGGCGACGGTGTCCTGGATGTACAGATGCCAGTCGTCGAAGCGGACGGGACGGTGCAGCCACAGCGAGTGGTCGACGCTCACGGCCGCGATCGAGGCGTAGTCGGCGCGCCGCGGATGGTTGCGCATCGCCATGTCCAGCAGCAGATAATCACTCGCGTACGCCAGCATCGCGCTGTGCAGCGCCTGTTCGCCACCGATGGGGCGCGGCAACCGCATCCAGTGCGACCGCGGCTCCGGCGTCTGCCTGCCACCCAGGAAGGTCGTCGGCTCGGCGATGCGCATCTCCACCGCGGGCGGGACGTCGATCCAGTTCTGCGCGTTGGATTTCAGCTCCGCCGGGACCCGGTGCACCCAGTGCTGCAGCAGCGGCATCTCCTCGGGCGCCGGTGGTGGGTCCGATCGCGGGCGATCGAGTTCGGGTTCGGTGGGGTTGGTGTGAAACGACGCCAGGGCGGTGAGCAGCGTGCGGTCGCCCTGCGTGATCGTCACCTGCCGGGTGGCCATCGACCGCCCATCGCGGACGGCGTCGACGGCGATGTCGACCGGGGTGTCCGAGGCGCCCGTCTGGACGAAGTAGGCGTGCAGGGAGTGTGGCGCGTGATCGTCGACGGTGCGCGAGGCGGCGTAGAGGGCTTGAGCGAGCAGCTGCCCGCCGAAGATCCGGCCGAAGCGGTCGCGTTCGTTGGTCGCCCGAAACCGGTCGTCGCCCAACGGCTTCATGTCCAACGCCCGTTCGAGCGTGTCGAGGGATTCGAGCACCGACTTCTCCAGTGCGGTCCCGTGCAGCGGGCCGGTCAGGTCGGTCGGCTGGTCGGTTTCATCGGTGGCCATCACGGGAGGATCCTGCCAGATGCTTGCCACCGTTGTCTCTAAGACTTTAGAGTCCGAGGGTGGCCCCTGGAATCCTCCGGCACCCGGTAGCCGTCGCGGGTCATGATGCGCACCGGGTCAGTGCCGTCCCAGCGGGCGCAGGTCTCGGAGATGCGGCGAACCTGGTCGAGAAAGGCGGGCGGGGCCTCGACGACCTCGGTGTAGAACCCGAAGTCCGCCACGGTGTCGATGTAGGCCACGCGGAAACCGCCGCCCACGCTCTGCGCGGCTACCGGATAGCCCAGCGACGCGAAATCCGCTGTCTTGGCATCGTAATCTCTTGTCACCGTGGCGATCTGATGAAAGGAACTGGTCGCACCGCGGCTCCACTCCGAGTAGATGCTCGGTGTCTGACAGTGTTGCTGGATCAACTCGATCTGTACCGGGCCCGCCTGTGCGACCGCGACCTGGATTCGGACGGTGCGGGTCTCGCCTCGGTAGTCGGCCTCCTGGTCGACGGCGGGCAGCACGTGAAACGGCCCGACCCCGAACGTGCGCGCCCAGCCGGTGGCGGCTTCGAGGATGTCGTCGACGACGTGCCCGAGTTGGAAGAACCGAAACTCCCCGTCGGGCCACGGCTGTTCGAACAGGTGCATGCGCACGATCATGGCACGGCCAGGCGATGCTGAGCGGGGAACGGGTTCTCATCACCGGCCCGGCGGGTCGTATCGCGTACGGCGTCACGAAGACGCTCGCCCGCGACAACGAGGTATGGGGAATCGCCAGGTTCTCCGATTCCGCTGCGCGCGAGAAGGTCGAGGCACTGGGCGTCACCACCCGCAGCGTCAACCTCGGTGACGCGGACTTCGCCGATCTGCCAACGAATTTCACCTACCTTCTGCACATAGCCGCCGACTTCGGCGAAGACTACGAGCGCGGCTTGCGCGTCAACGCCGAGGGGACCGGGCTGCTGTTGTCGCACTGCCGTGGCGTCAAGGCCGCGCTGGTGATGTCGACGGTCACCGTGTACAAACCCCACCCCGACCCGTGGCACGCATTCCGGGAAGACGACCCGATCGGCGACGCCGGGTTGCCCAGCCCGCAGCCGTATTCCATCGTCAAGATCGCCGAGGAGGCCGTCGCCAGATACTGCGCCCGCGAGTTCGGCATACCGACCACGATCGCCCGGATGGGCAGCGCCTACGGCGAACGAGGCGGCCTGCCGCTGTGGCATCTGCAGGCGATCGCCGACGGCCGACCCGTCGTGGCCCGCTGGGACCCGTTGCCGTACAGCCCCATTCACGACGATGACATCAACGCCCAGATCCCGGCGCTGCTCGACGCGGCGAGTGTTCCCGCGACCATCGTCAACTTCGCCGGCGACACCCCGGTCAGCGTTCAGCAGTGGTGCGCGTACTTCGGCGAGCTTCTCGGTGTCTCGCCACGCGTGGAGGTTCAACCCGTTCCCGGCGCGTCCGTCGGATCCGTGGGCGACCACACCAAGCGCACATCGATCACCGGTCCCTGCGCGGTGCACTGGCGAGACGGGTTCCGGGCCATGGCCGCGCACTACTATCCCGACCGTGTGAAGGCGTGACGGGCATGCGCTACCCCCAGCCGCACCAGCTGCTCGACGCAGCGGCCGCCGAATCCGGGCACACCGATTTCGGGCCAGGCGACTTCCGCGAAGGACTGACCGTCCTGCTGGACAGCCTGGAGCGCGACGGCGACCTGGATCCCGCCACCGACGCCGCGGTCGTCGGCGATCTGCGCCGCAGGCTGGTCAACCGCCTTCAGGTCGAGGCCTACTACCGCGAACACCCCGAGGTCGAGGACGTCATCGTCGAGGGTCCCGTCGACATCAACGGGTTGCCGCGCACCGGCACCACCGCTCTGGCCGACATGCTGTCGCTCGACCCGCAGTTCCGGTGCCTGCGCGGATGGGAACAGCACCGACCCGTTCCGCCGCCGGTGGCCGGCGGTGAGGCCGACGACCCGCGCAGGCAGGCGTTCATCCGGATGCACGAGCAGCGTCCCGCCGCGCAGGCCGCCATGCACATCTTCGAGGTCGACGCCACCATGGAGGACACCGAGATCCTCGGGATGGCGTTCCGCGGCCAGCAGATGACGCTGCCGGTGGCCGGCTACCGATCGTGGTGGCGGCGCGCCGATCTGACCGAGGCGTACGCCTATCACCGCCGGGTGGTGAAGCTGCTCGGGTCGAAAAGCCCGCCGTCGCTGTGGTTGTTCAAGGCGCCGCACCACAAGTTCCACCTCGAGGCGCTCGCCAACGCCTATCCGGACGTGCGGTTCGTGATGACGCACCGTGACCCGGCCAAGGTCGTGCCCTCCTACACCAGCCTGGTGTCGACGATCTTCCCGCCCGCGGCGGGGGAGCGGGACCTGTGCGCGCTGGGCCGTGAGGTGAGCGTCCACCTGCGCGAGGGGATGCAGCGCGCGATCGCCGAACGCGCGCGCGTCGGCGAGGACCGCTTTTTCGACGTGCACCATCACGAGCTCGTCGCCGACCCGAGGGGAACGGTCCGCCGCGTCTACGAATGGCTCGGCCTGGAGCTCAAACCCGATGTCGCACAAACGATCTTCGACTGGCAGGACGCCAACGCCGTCGGGGCCAAAGGCGCGCACCGCTACACCGCGGATCAGTTCGGCCTCTCGGTCGACGAGATCCGCTCGGACTACGACTTCTACATCCGGCACTTCGACGTCGCCAAGGAGGACTAGCCCCATGACGACCCTGCCCACCTGGGATCAGCAGATGGAGTCGCTCAAGGGCGTCGCCGATCACCTGCTGGCGACGTGGCGACCGGAGGGCGCATCCGAAGCCGAGATCCAGGACATGAACAAACTGGCGCTGTCGATCCTCGCGTGCGGCTACCTCTGCCACGTCTACACCGATTCGCGCCGTCCCGTGTTCATGCCGCTGTGGAACTACGCATGCAACCAGGGTGGCCCCAACCCGGACTACGTCTATCTGACCGCCGAGGTCGACGGGTCGGGCACCTATGAGCTGACCGGCCGCCGCGGCACGGTGCGGTTCGTCGAAGTCACCCAGCAGGCGCCGGGGATGATGAGCAGCCTCAAGGGCGTCGAGCGGCAGATGAAGTTCCAGGCCATCACCCACGACCTGGACGACCTGACGATCGCCGAGGACGGGTCCTTCCGGGTGATCATGTCGGCGCAGCGGCCCGAGTCCTACGACGGCGACTGGTGGCCGCTCAACCCGGAGGCCGGCAAGCTGCTGATGCGCAAGTGCGCCTGCGACTGGAACACCGAGATCGACGCGCAGGTCGCGATCAACCGCCTCGACGACGGCGGTGCGGACATGTCGCCGGCCGAGATCGCGCGCAGGTTTTCGGAACTGGGCGACTGGATCAAGGGGATGATCGACTTCGACATGGAGCTGGTCCGCTACTACCGCGAGCACCACGGCTTCAACGTCCTGCTGCGGTCCCAATGGATTCAGCAGGGCGGTGGGCTGGCCACCAAGCAGGCCTACTACGACGGCATCCACCAGATCGCCGACGACGAAGCGCTGATCGTCGAGTTCCCGGTGCCGAGCGACTGCTACTACTGGCAGATCCTGGTGGCCGACGACCGCTTCTCGACCGTGGACTGGGTGAACCGGCAGTCCAGCCTCAACGACGTGCAGGCGGTGATCGACCCCGACGGCTGGTTCCGCGGCGTGGTGTCCAAGCGCGACCCGGGCGTGCACAACTGGCTCGACAAGGCCGACTGGCCGTGGGGGATCCTGCAGGCGCGGTTCTACAAGGCCGAGGAGTTTCCCGAGATCACGGTCACCAAGGTGCCGGTCGCCGACGTGCTCGACCACCTCCCGGGCGGCACCGCCGTGCTCACCCCCGAGCAACGCCGCGACCAGCTGCGACACCGGCGGACCGGGGCGCAGTTGCGCCGCATCTGGTGAGTGCCGGAACCATCACCGCCTTCTCCGTGTAACGCAGATTTAACAGCCGGTGCCTACGCTCGCGGACATGGATCGGCAGAAGGAATTCGTGCTGCGCACGCTGGAAGAACGCGACATCCGCTTCGTCCGGCTGTGGTTCACCGATGTGCTCGGATACCTCAAGTCGGTCGCGATCGCGCCCGCCGAGCTCGAGGGGGCGTTCGAGGAGGGGATCGGCTTCGACGGTTCGGCGATCGAGGGTTTCGCCCGCGTCTCGGAGGCCGACATGATCGCCAGGCCCGATCCGTCCACCTTCCAGGTGCTGCCGTGGACGTCCAGCGGGGGCGGGCACCATTCGGCGCGGATGTTCTGCGACATCACCATGCCCGACGGCTCACCGTCATGGGCGGACTCGCGTCACGTGCTGCGCCGGCAGCTGTCCAAGGCCGGCGACCTGGGGTTCTCCTGCTACGTGCATCCGGAGATCGAGTTCTTTCTGCTCAAGCCCGGCGAGAATGACGGAACCCCGCCGGTGCCCGCCGACAACGGCGGCTACTTCGATCAGGCCGTGCACGACGCCGCCCCCAACTTTCGCCGCCACGCCATCGAAGCGCTCGAACAGATGGGCATCTCCGTGGAGTTCAGCCACCACGAGGGCGCGCCGGGCCAGCAGGAGATCGACCTGCGTTACGCCGACGCGCTGTCGATGGCCGACAACGTCATGACGTTCCGCTACGTGGTCAAGGAAGTGGCGCTCGGCGAGGGCGTGCGCGCCACCTTCATGCCCAAGCCGTTCGCCGAACACCCCGGATCGGCGATGCACACCCACATGAGCCTGTTCGAGGGCGAGGTCAACGCGTTTCACAGCCCGGAAGACCCGCTGCAACTGTCCAAGGTCGCCAAGTCGTTCATCGCGGGCATCCTCGAGCACGCCAACGAGATCAGTGCGGTCACCAACCAGTGGGTGAACTCCTACAAGCGGCTGATACACGGCGGGGAGGCCCCGACGGCGGCGTCGTGGGGCGCGGCCAACCGCTCGGCGCTGGTGCGGGTACCGATGTACACGCCGCGCAAGGCCTCGTCGCGGCGCGTCGAGGTGCGCAGCCCCGACTCGGCGTGCAACCCGTATCTGACCTTCGCCGTGCTGCTGGCGGCGGGCCTGCGCGGCATCGAGAAGGACTACGTGCTGGGCCCGGAGGCCGAGGACAACGTCTGGAACCTCACCCCCGAGGAACGCAACGCCATGGGCTACAAGGAGCTGCCGTCGAGCCTGGGCATGGCGCTGACCGAGATGGAGAACTCCGAACTGGTCGCGGAAGCGTTGGGCGAGCACGTCTTCGACTACTTCCTGCGCAACAAGCACGCCGAGTGGGAGAACTACCGCAGCCACGTCACGCCGTACGAGCTGAAGTCGTACTTGTCGCTGTAGCCGCGGGCCCTTGCGCTACCGTCCAAATGTGGCCAAACCTGCGACGCAGCGTCCGAAGCTGCCCAGCGTAGGCCGGCTGGGACTGGTCGAACCGTCCGCGCCCGCCGATCTGGATCGGCTCGGCTGGAACACCGACGACCACACCGATCTGCTGTGGTCGTTGTCGCGGGCGCCCGACGCCGACACGGCGCTGAAGGCGATGGTGCGGCTGGCCGAGGCGGTGGGTTCGGGCTGGGCCGAGCTCAACGCGCAACTGATGACCGATCGCCCGCTGCGCGGCCGGTTGTTCAGCATCCTGGGGTCATCGCTGGCGCTGGCCGACCACCTGATCGCGCACCCGGACGCCTGGCGTCTGCTGTCCGGCGAGGTGACGTTGCCGTCGGCCGAGGAACTGAAGGCCACTTTCGGATCGCTGGCCGGGGAATTCGCCGATGCAAACGCTGCGCTGCAGCCGTTGCACACGCTGTACCGCGACCGGCTGTTGGTGCTGGCCGCTCTGGACCTGGCGTCCACCGTGGAGAACGAACCCGTCCTGCCGTTCAAGACCGTTGCCGCGCTCCTGTCGGACCTCGCGGACGCCGCGCTGGGCGCCGCGCTGACGGTGGCGATCGCCTCGTTGGGGCTGCGACCCGAGGAGGCCCCGCGACTCGCGGTGATCGCGATGGGTAAGTGCGGTGCGCGAGAACTCAACTACGTCAGCGATGTCGACGTGATCTTCGTGGCGGCCAACTCCGAACCCGACCTCGCGCTGGCGACCCGGGTCGCCGGCGAGATGACGCGGTTCGCCGCCGATGCCTTCTTCGAGGTCGATGCCGCGTTGCGGCCGGAGGGCAAACACGGCCAGCTGGTACGCACCTTGGATTCCCATATCGCCTACTACCAGCGCTGGGCCAAGACCTGGGAGTTTCAGGCGCTGATGAAGGCCAGACCCGCCGCGGGCGATGCCGAACTGGGTCAGGCCTACGTCGACGCGCTGATGCCGATGGTGTGGACCGCCTGCGAGCGTGAGGATTTCGTGTCCGAAGTGCAGGCCATGCGTCGGCGCGTCGAGGAACTCGTACCCGCCGGGGTGCGCAGCCGCGAGATCAAGCTCGGCACCGGCGGTCTGCGCGATGTCGAGTTCGCGGTGCAGCTGCTGCAGCTGGTGCACGGCCGCAACGACGAGTCGCTGCGGGTGGCCTCCACGGTGGACGCGCTTGCGGCCCTCGGCGCGGCCGGATACGTCGGCCGTGACGACGCCGCCAACCTCACCGCCTCGTACGAGTTCCTCCGGCTGCTCGAGCACCGGCTGCAGCTGCAGCGGCTCAAGCGCACCCACATGCTTCCCGACGAGGATGACGACGAGGCGTTGCGCTGGCTGGCGCGGGCCGCTCACATCCGGCCTGACGGCACCCACGACGCGTTGGGGGTGCTGCGCGAAGAACTCAAGCGTCAAAGCATGCGGGTGTCACGCCTGCACGCCAAGCTGTTCTACCAACCCCTGCTGGAGTCGGTCGGTCAAGCCGCGCTTGGAATCTCGGTAGGGATGACGCAGGAGGCCGCCGAACGGCAGCTGGCAGCGCTCGGCTACGAAGGTCCCCAGAGCGCGTTGACGCACCTGGCGGCGCTGACCGCGGGCAGCGGCAGACGCAGCCGGGTGCAGCGGGTGCTGCTGCCGACACTGCTGGACTGGTTGTCCGACACCCCGGACCCCGACGGCGGCCTGCTGGCCTACCGACGCATCAGCGAGGCGCTCGTCGAGCACCGGTGGTATCTGTCGACGCTGCGCGACGAGGGTGCGGTGGCCAAACGGCTGATGAAGGTGTTGGGCACGTCGGCCTACATCCCCGAACTCCTGATGCGCGCACCCGAGGTCATCCAGCTCTACGCCGACGGACCCGACGGCCCCAAGCTGTGCGACGTCGATCCCGACGGGGTGGCCCGCGCGCTGATCGCCTCCGCCGGAAGGCATCCCGACCCGGACCGGGCCATCGCCGCCGCACGCACCCTGCGCCGCCGCGAGCTGGCCAGGATCGCGTCCGCGGACCTGCTCGGCATGCTCGAGGTGACCGATGTCTGTGCGGCGTTGACGTCGGTGTGGGTGGCGGTGCTGCA comes from Mycolicibacterium pulveris and encodes:
- a CDS encoding VOC family protein translates to MHLFEQPWPDGEFRFFQLGHVVDDILEAATGWARTFGVGPFHVLPAVDQEADYRGETRTVRIQVAVAQAGPVQIELIQQHCQTPSIYSEWSRGATSSFHQIATVTRDYDAKTADFASLGYPVAAQSVGGGFRVAYIDTVADFGFYTEVVEAPPAFLDQVRRISETCARWDGTDPVRIMTRDGYRVPEDSRGHPRTLKS
- a CDS encoding NAD-dependent epimerase/dehydratase family protein, giving the protein MLSGERVLITGPAGRIAYGVTKTLARDNEVWGIARFSDSAAREKVEALGVTTRSVNLGDADFADLPTNFTYLLHIAADFGEDYERGLRVNAEGTGLLLSHCRGVKAALVMSTVTVYKPHPDPWHAFREDDPIGDAGLPSPQPYSIVKIAEEAVARYCAREFGIPTTIARMGSAYGERGGLPLWHLQAIADGRPVVARWDPLPYSPIHDDDINAQIPALLDAASVPATIVNFAGDTPVSVQQWCAYFGELLGVSPRVEVQPVPGASVGSVGDHTKRTSITGPCAVHWRDGFRAMAAHYYPDRVKA
- a CDS encoding sulfotransferase family protein — protein: MRYPQPHQLLDAAAAESGHTDFGPGDFREGLTVLLDSLERDGDLDPATDAAVVGDLRRRLVNRLQVEAYYREHPEVEDVIVEGPVDINGLPRTGTTALADMLSLDPQFRCLRGWEQHRPVPPPVAGGEADDPRRQAFIRMHEQRPAAQAAMHIFEVDATMEDTEILGMAFRGQQMTLPVAGYRSWWRRADLTEAYAYHRRVVKLLGSKSPPSLWLFKAPHHKFHLEALANAYPDVRFVMTHRDPAKVVPSYTSLVSTIFPPAAGERDLCALGREVSVHLREGMQRAIAERARVGEDRFFDVHHHELVADPRGTVRRVYEWLGLELKPDVAQTIFDWQDANAVGAKGAHRYTADQFGLSVDEIRSDYDFYIRHFDVAKED
- a CDS encoding DUF1214 domain-containing protein, translated to MTTLPTWDQQMESLKGVADHLLATWRPEGASEAEIQDMNKLALSILACGYLCHVYTDSRRPVFMPLWNYACNQGGPNPDYVYLTAEVDGSGTYELTGRRGTVRFVEVTQQAPGMMSSLKGVERQMKFQAITHDLDDLTIAEDGSFRVIMSAQRPESYDGDWWPLNPEAGKLLMRKCACDWNTEIDAQVAINRLDDGGADMSPAEIARRFSELGDWIKGMIDFDMELVRYYREHHGFNVLLRSQWIQQGGGLATKQAYYDGIHQIADDEALIVEFPVPSDCYYWQILVADDRFSTVDWVNRQSSLNDVQAVIDPDGWFRGVVSKRDPGVHNWLDKADWPWGILQARFYKAEEFPEITVTKVPVADVLDHLPGGTAVLTPEQRRDQLRHRRTGAQLRRIW
- the glnA gene encoding type I glutamate--ammonia ligase, with protein sequence MDRQKEFVLRTLEERDIRFVRLWFTDVLGYLKSVAIAPAELEGAFEEGIGFDGSAIEGFARVSEADMIARPDPSTFQVLPWTSSGGGHHSARMFCDITMPDGSPSWADSRHVLRRQLSKAGDLGFSCYVHPEIEFFLLKPGENDGTPPVPADNGGYFDQAVHDAAPNFRRHAIEALEQMGISVEFSHHEGAPGQQEIDLRYADALSMADNVMTFRYVVKEVALGEGVRATFMPKPFAEHPGSAMHTHMSLFEGEVNAFHSPEDPLQLSKVAKSFIAGILEHANEISAVTNQWVNSYKRLIHGGEAPTAASWGAANRSALVRVPMYTPRKASSRRVEVRSPDSACNPYLTFAVLLAAGLRGIEKDYVLGPEAEDNVWNLTPEERNAMGYKELPSSLGMALTEMENSELVAEALGEHVFDYFLRNKHAEWENYRSHVTPYELKSYLSL